The Budorcas taxicolor isolate Tak-1 chromosome 5, Takin1.1, whole genome shotgun sequence genome includes a window with the following:
- the TAPBPL gene encoding tapasin-related protein isoform X1, which yields MGAEGWCLLLCLAFSGAANVAERQWQAVDVVLDCFLMEEGGHHGGFASSENMVKAVLVLRQVPVPDDGSLEGLTDFQVDTLTKDNPLITFEASVNLVQIPQAEALLHADCSGKEVTCEISRYFLQPRPEATVETAAWFITNVQVSGGGPGVSMVMKTLEDAENEAVLHPTLKLPLSPQGTLRTAVEFQVTTQTPSLNFPLGSTASLHCGYSVAPGLDVTSVEWRLQHKGSGQLVYHWTTGQGQAKREGATLEPGQLLTAGDASLTLPSLTVQDEGAYICQITTSLFRAQQVIQLDIQASPKVRLSLLNTAPPATLICNVAGYYPLDVSVTWTREEQGGSPAPVSGASLSNLRRSPAGTYSISSSLTVEPSSAGATYTCQVTHVSLEEPLGVHAWVAPPVAEQKSALGVLLASILFVLSLLFLGLQRRQGRWHMSATLPAQSTVGREPKRNTTLRPAEVTPAQTTAESL from the exons ATGGGCGCCGAGGGGTGGTGCCTACTGCTCTGCTTGGCTTTCTCCGGGGCAGCAAACGTCG CAGAAAGGCAATGGCAGGCGGTGGATGTGGTCCTGGACTGCTTTCTGATGGAAGAAGGTGGACACCATGGAGGGTTCGCCAGCAGTGAGAACATGGTGAAGGCCGTGCTGGTGCTGAGGCAGGTACCAGTGCCAGACGATGGCTCCCTGGAAGGCCTCACAGATTTCCAAGTGGATACACTGACCAAGGACAACCCACTCATTACTTTCGAGGCCTCAG TGAACCTGGTACAGATTCCCCAGGCCGAGGCCCTGCTCCACGCCGACTGCAGCGGGAAGGAGGTAACCTGTGAGATCTCCCGctatttcctccagcccaggccaGAGGCCACCGTGGAGACGGCAGCCTGGTTCATCACCAATGTGCAGGTATCTGGAGGGGGACCAGGTGTCTCCATGGtgatgaagactcttgaggatgcTGAAAATGAGGCTGTTTTGCATCCCACGCTGAAACTgcccctgagcccccaggggacTCTGCGGACTGCAG TGGAGTTCCAGGTGACCACACAGACACCATCCCTGAATTTCCCGCTGGGGTCCACAGCCTCCCTACACTGTGGCTACTCCGTGGCCCCTGGCTTGGATGTTACCAGCGTGGAGTGGCGGCTGCAGCATAAGGGCAGTGGCCAGCTGGTATACCACTGGACCACGGGGCAGGGGCAGGCCAAGCGGGAGGGTGCCACCCTGGAGCCTGGGCAGCTGCTCACAGCTGGAGATGCCTCCCTCACGCTCCCCAGCCTCACTGTACAGGATGAGGGGGCCTACATCTGCCAGATCACCACCTCCCTGTTCCGAGCTCAACAGGTCATCCAGCTGGACATCCAAG CTTCCCCCAAAGTACGACTGAGCTTGCTGAACACAGCCCCGCCAGCCACCCTCATCTGCAATGTTGCTGGCTACTACCCCCTGGATGTGTCTGTGACCTGGACCCGGGAGGAGCAGGGTGGCTCCCCAGCCCCTGTCTCTGGCGCCTCCCTCTCCAACCTCCGGCGCAGCCCAGCTGGCACCTACAGCATCTCCTCCTCCCTGACGGTGGAGCCTAGCTCTGCAGGAGCCACTTACACCTGTCAGGTCACCCACGTCTCCCTGGAGGAACCCCTGGGGGTCCACGCCTGGGTTGCCCCACCAG TTGCAGAGCAGAAGTCAGCCCTGGGAGTCCTTCTGGCCAGCATCCTCTTTGTCCTGAGCTTGCTGTTCCTGGGGCTGCAGAGACGCCAAG GGCGATGGCACATGTCAGCCACCCTTCCGGCCCAAAGCACCGTGGGAAGGGAACCAAAGAGAAACACCACCCTCCGCCCCGCCGAGGTCACTCCAGCCCAAACAACAGCTGAGTCGCTTTAG
- the CD27 gene encoding CD27 antigen translates to MARLPPCWLWVLGTLAGLSATPGPKSCPEKHYWAQGGWCCQMCEPGTFLVKDCEQHGEAAQCDPCTPGVSFTPDHHSRPHCESCRHCNSGLLIRNCTLTANSECACPEGQQCRDKDCMECDGPAQAPGPHPQPSQLPYAEEIPEARTDRHTQTLANSRWLPPATLSTHWSPQRSLCSVNCVRIFVLLSGMFLAFTIVGALFLHQQRKLSKRLNAGESPVAPAEPCPYTCPSEEEGSAIPIQEDYRKPELTSYSEPVLLREGHHCNQVLASTSPH, encoded by the exons ATGGCCCGGCTACCTCCCTGCTGGCTGTGGGTTCTGGGGACCCTGGCGGGGCTCTCAGCAACCCCAGGCCCCAAGAGTTGTCCGGAGAAGCACTACTGGGCTCAGGGAGGATGGTGTTGTCAGATGTGTGAACCAG GAACGTTCCTGGTGAAGGATTGTGAGCAGCACGGAGAGGCGGCTCAATGTGATCCATGTACACCAGGGGTCTCCTTCACACCGGACCACCACAGCCGGCCCCACTGTGAGAGCTGCCGGCACTGTAACTCTG GTCTTCTCATTCGAAACTGCACCCTCACGGCTAACTCGGAGTGTGCCTGCCCCGAGGGCCAGCAGTGCAGGGACAAGGACTGTATGGAGTGTGATGGTCCAGCCCAAGCCCCAGGCCCACACCCACAACCTTCCCAATTACCTTATGCTGAAG AGATCCCAGAGGCCAGGACAGATCGGCACACTCAAACTCTGGCCAACTCCAGGTGGCTGCCGCCCGCGACTCTCTCAACCCACTGGTCAC CCCAAAGGTCCCTGTGCAGCGTGAACTGCGTCCGCATCTTTGTGCTTCTCTCTGGAATGTTTCTTGCTTTCACCATAGTCGGAGCCCTGTTCCTCCATCAACAAAGAAAATTAAGTAAGAGATTAA ACGCAGGAGAAAGTCCAGTGGCACCTGCAGAGCCTTGTCCTTACACCTGTCCCAGTGAGGAAGAGGGCAGTGCCATCCCCATTCAGGAGGATTACCGAAAACCAGAGCTTACTTCCTACTCTGAGCCAGTGCTCCTCAGAGAAGGCCATCACTGCAATCAAGTCCTAGCTTCCACCTCACCCCACTGA
- the TAPBPL gene encoding tapasin-related protein isoform X4 yields MGAEGWCLLLCLAFSGAANVAERQWQAVDVVLDCFLMEEGGHHGGFASSENMVKAVLVLRQVPVPDDGSLEGLTDFQVDTLTKDNPLITFEASVNLVQIPQAEALLHADCSGKEVTCEISRYFLQPRPEATVETAAWFITNVQVSGGGPGVSMVMKTLEDAENEAVLHPTLKLPLSPQGTLRTAVEFQVTTQTPSLNFPLGSTASLHCGYSVAPGLDVTSVEWRLQHKGSGQLVYHWTTGQGQAKREGATLEPGQLLTAGDASLTLPSLTVQDEGAYICQITTSLFRAQQVIQLDIQASPKVRLSLLNTAPPATLICNVAGYYPLDVSVTWTREEQGGSPAPVSGASLSNLRRSPAGTYSISSSLTVEPSSAGATYTCQVTHVSLEEPLGVHAWVAPPVAEQKSALGVLLASILFVLSLLFLGLQRRQATSPMSPQTSRHSG; encoded by the exons ATGGGCGCCGAGGGGTGGTGCCTACTGCTCTGCTTGGCTTTCTCCGGGGCAGCAAACGTCG CAGAAAGGCAATGGCAGGCGGTGGATGTGGTCCTGGACTGCTTTCTGATGGAAGAAGGTGGACACCATGGAGGGTTCGCCAGCAGTGAGAACATGGTGAAGGCCGTGCTGGTGCTGAGGCAGGTACCAGTGCCAGACGATGGCTCCCTGGAAGGCCTCACAGATTTCCAAGTGGATACACTGACCAAGGACAACCCACTCATTACTTTCGAGGCCTCAG TGAACCTGGTACAGATTCCCCAGGCCGAGGCCCTGCTCCACGCCGACTGCAGCGGGAAGGAGGTAACCTGTGAGATCTCCCGctatttcctccagcccaggccaGAGGCCACCGTGGAGACGGCAGCCTGGTTCATCACCAATGTGCAGGTATCTGGAGGGGGACCAGGTGTCTCCATGGtgatgaagactcttgaggatgcTGAAAATGAGGCTGTTTTGCATCCCACGCTGAAACTgcccctgagcccccaggggacTCTGCGGACTGCAG TGGAGTTCCAGGTGACCACACAGACACCATCCCTGAATTTCCCGCTGGGGTCCACAGCCTCCCTACACTGTGGCTACTCCGTGGCCCCTGGCTTGGATGTTACCAGCGTGGAGTGGCGGCTGCAGCATAAGGGCAGTGGCCAGCTGGTATACCACTGGACCACGGGGCAGGGGCAGGCCAAGCGGGAGGGTGCCACCCTGGAGCCTGGGCAGCTGCTCACAGCTGGAGATGCCTCCCTCACGCTCCCCAGCCTCACTGTACAGGATGAGGGGGCCTACATCTGCCAGATCACCACCTCCCTGTTCCGAGCTCAACAGGTCATCCAGCTGGACATCCAAG CTTCCCCCAAAGTACGACTGAGCTTGCTGAACACAGCCCCGCCAGCCACCCTCATCTGCAATGTTGCTGGCTACTACCCCCTGGATGTGTCTGTGACCTGGACCCGGGAGGAGCAGGGTGGCTCCCCAGCCCCTGTCTCTGGCGCCTCCCTCTCCAACCTCCGGCGCAGCCCAGCTGGCACCTACAGCATCTCCTCCTCCCTGACGGTGGAGCCTAGCTCTGCAGGAGCCACTTACACCTGTCAGGTCACCCACGTCTCCCTGGAGGAACCCCTGGGGGTCCACGCCTGGGTTGCCCCACCAG TTGCAGAGCAGAAGTCAGCCCTGGGAGTCCTTCTGGCCAGCATCCTCTTTGTCCTGAGCTTGCTGTTCCTGGGGCTGCAGAGACGCCAAG CTACCTCACCAATGTCTCCCCAAACCTCGAGGCACTCTGGGTAG
- the TAPBPL gene encoding tapasin-related protein isoform X5: protein MGAEGWCLLLCLAFSGAANVAERQWQAVDVVLDCFLMEEGGHHGGFASSENMVKAVLVLRQVPVPDDGSLEGLTDFQVDTLTKDNPLITFEASVNLVQIPQAEALLHADCSGKEVTCEISRYFLQPRPEATVETAAWFITNVQVSGGGPGVSMVMKTLEDAENEAVLHPTLKLPLSPQGTLRTAVEFQVTTQTPSLNFPLGSTASLHCGYSVAPGLDVTSVEWRLQHKGSGQLVYHWTTGQGQAKREGATLEPGQLLTAGDASLTLPSLTVQDEGAYICQITTSLFRAQQVIQLDIQASPKVRLSLLNTAPPATLICNVAGYYPLDVSVTWTREEQGGSPAPVSGASLSNLRRSPAGTYSISSSLTVEPSSAGATYTCQVTHVSLEEPLGVHAWVAPPVAEQKSALGVLLASILFVLSLLFLGLQRRQGRSNRNLRTRG from the exons ATGGGCGCCGAGGGGTGGTGCCTACTGCTCTGCTTGGCTTTCTCCGGGGCAGCAAACGTCG CAGAAAGGCAATGGCAGGCGGTGGATGTGGTCCTGGACTGCTTTCTGATGGAAGAAGGTGGACACCATGGAGGGTTCGCCAGCAGTGAGAACATGGTGAAGGCCGTGCTGGTGCTGAGGCAGGTACCAGTGCCAGACGATGGCTCCCTGGAAGGCCTCACAGATTTCCAAGTGGATACACTGACCAAGGACAACCCACTCATTACTTTCGAGGCCTCAG TGAACCTGGTACAGATTCCCCAGGCCGAGGCCCTGCTCCACGCCGACTGCAGCGGGAAGGAGGTAACCTGTGAGATCTCCCGctatttcctccagcccaggccaGAGGCCACCGTGGAGACGGCAGCCTGGTTCATCACCAATGTGCAGGTATCTGGAGGGGGACCAGGTGTCTCCATGGtgatgaagactcttgaggatgcTGAAAATGAGGCTGTTTTGCATCCCACGCTGAAACTgcccctgagcccccaggggacTCTGCGGACTGCAG TGGAGTTCCAGGTGACCACACAGACACCATCCCTGAATTTCCCGCTGGGGTCCACAGCCTCCCTACACTGTGGCTACTCCGTGGCCCCTGGCTTGGATGTTACCAGCGTGGAGTGGCGGCTGCAGCATAAGGGCAGTGGCCAGCTGGTATACCACTGGACCACGGGGCAGGGGCAGGCCAAGCGGGAGGGTGCCACCCTGGAGCCTGGGCAGCTGCTCACAGCTGGAGATGCCTCCCTCACGCTCCCCAGCCTCACTGTACAGGATGAGGGGGCCTACATCTGCCAGATCACCACCTCCCTGTTCCGAGCTCAACAGGTCATCCAGCTGGACATCCAAG CTTCCCCCAAAGTACGACTGAGCTTGCTGAACACAGCCCCGCCAGCCACCCTCATCTGCAATGTTGCTGGCTACTACCCCCTGGATGTGTCTGTGACCTGGACCCGGGAGGAGCAGGGTGGCTCCCCAGCCCCTGTCTCTGGCGCCTCCCTCTCCAACCTCCGGCGCAGCCCAGCTGGCACCTACAGCATCTCCTCCTCCCTGACGGTGGAGCCTAGCTCTGCAGGAGCCACTTACACCTGTCAGGTCACCCACGTCTCCCTGGAGGAACCCCTGGGGGTCCACGCCTGGGTTGCCCCACCAG TTGCAGAGCAGAAGTCAGCCCTGGGAGTCCTTCTGGCCAGCATCCTCTTTGTCCTGAGCTTGCTGTTCCTGGGGCTGCAGAGACGCCAAG GAAGGAGCAACAGGAACCTCAGAACGAGAGGGTGA
- the TAPBPL gene encoding tapasin-related protein isoform X2, whose product MGAEGWCLLLCLAFSGAANVERQWQAVDVVLDCFLMEEGGHHGGFASSENMVKAVLVLRQVPVPDDGSLEGLTDFQVDTLTKDNPLITFEASVNLVQIPQAEALLHADCSGKEVTCEISRYFLQPRPEATVETAAWFITNVQVSGGGPGVSMVMKTLEDAENEAVLHPTLKLPLSPQGTLRTAVEFQVTTQTPSLNFPLGSTASLHCGYSVAPGLDVTSVEWRLQHKGSGQLVYHWTTGQGQAKREGATLEPGQLLTAGDASLTLPSLTVQDEGAYICQITTSLFRAQQVIQLDIQASPKVRLSLLNTAPPATLICNVAGYYPLDVSVTWTREEQGGSPAPVSGASLSNLRRSPAGTYSISSSLTVEPSSAGATYTCQVTHVSLEEPLGVHAWVAPPVAEQKSALGVLLASILFVLSLLFLGLQRRQGRWHMSATLPAQSTVGREPKRNTTLRPAEVTPAQTTAESL is encoded by the exons ATGGGCGCCGAGGGGTGGTGCCTACTGCTCTGCTTGGCTTTCTCCGGGGCAGCAAACGTCG AAAGGCAATGGCAGGCGGTGGATGTGGTCCTGGACTGCTTTCTGATGGAAGAAGGTGGACACCATGGAGGGTTCGCCAGCAGTGAGAACATGGTGAAGGCCGTGCTGGTGCTGAGGCAGGTACCAGTGCCAGACGATGGCTCCCTGGAAGGCCTCACAGATTTCCAAGTGGATACACTGACCAAGGACAACCCACTCATTACTTTCGAGGCCTCAG TGAACCTGGTACAGATTCCCCAGGCCGAGGCCCTGCTCCACGCCGACTGCAGCGGGAAGGAGGTAACCTGTGAGATCTCCCGctatttcctccagcccaggccaGAGGCCACCGTGGAGACGGCAGCCTGGTTCATCACCAATGTGCAGGTATCTGGAGGGGGACCAGGTGTCTCCATGGtgatgaagactcttgaggatgcTGAAAATGAGGCTGTTTTGCATCCCACGCTGAAACTgcccctgagcccccaggggacTCTGCGGACTGCAG TGGAGTTCCAGGTGACCACACAGACACCATCCCTGAATTTCCCGCTGGGGTCCACAGCCTCCCTACACTGTGGCTACTCCGTGGCCCCTGGCTTGGATGTTACCAGCGTGGAGTGGCGGCTGCAGCATAAGGGCAGTGGCCAGCTGGTATACCACTGGACCACGGGGCAGGGGCAGGCCAAGCGGGAGGGTGCCACCCTGGAGCCTGGGCAGCTGCTCACAGCTGGAGATGCCTCCCTCACGCTCCCCAGCCTCACTGTACAGGATGAGGGGGCCTACATCTGCCAGATCACCACCTCCCTGTTCCGAGCTCAACAGGTCATCCAGCTGGACATCCAAG CTTCCCCCAAAGTACGACTGAGCTTGCTGAACACAGCCCCGCCAGCCACCCTCATCTGCAATGTTGCTGGCTACTACCCCCTGGATGTGTCTGTGACCTGGACCCGGGAGGAGCAGGGTGGCTCCCCAGCCCCTGTCTCTGGCGCCTCCCTCTCCAACCTCCGGCGCAGCCCAGCTGGCACCTACAGCATCTCCTCCTCCCTGACGGTGGAGCCTAGCTCTGCAGGAGCCACTTACACCTGTCAGGTCACCCACGTCTCCCTGGAGGAACCCCTGGGGGTCCACGCCTGGGTTGCCCCACCAG TTGCAGAGCAGAAGTCAGCCCTGGGAGTCCTTCTGGCCAGCATCCTCTTTGTCCTGAGCTTGCTGTTCCTGGGGCTGCAGAGACGCCAAG GGCGATGGCACATGTCAGCCACCCTTCCGGCCCAAAGCACCGTGGGAAGGGAACCAAAGAGAAACACCACCCTCCGCCCCGCCGAGGTCACTCCAGCCCAAACAACAGCTGAGTCGCTTTAG
- the TAPBPL gene encoding tapasin-related protein isoform X3: MGAEGWCLLLCLAFSGAANVAERQWQAVDVVLDCFLMEEGGHHGGFASSENMVKAVLVLRQVPVPDDGSLEGLTDFQVDTLTKDNPLITFEASVNLVQIPQAEALLHADCSGKEVTCEISRYFLQPRPEATVETAAWFITNVQVSGGGPGVSMVMKTLEDAENEAVLHPTLKLPLSPQGTLRTAVEFQVTTQTPSLNFPLGSTASLHCGYSVAPGLDVTSVEWRLQHKGSGQLVYHWTTGQGQAKREGATLEPGQLLTAGDASLTLPSLTVQDEGAYICQITTSLFRAQQVIQLDIQASPKVRLSLLNTAPPATLICNVAGYYPLDVSVTWTREEQGGSPAPVSGASLSNLRRSPAGTYSISSSLTVEPSSAGATYTCQVTHVSLEEPLGVHAWVAPPVAEQKSALGVLLASILFVLSLLFLGLQRRQASCHGFLSLTPGRAAGWHQA, translated from the exons ATGGGCGCCGAGGGGTGGTGCCTACTGCTCTGCTTGGCTTTCTCCGGGGCAGCAAACGTCG CAGAAAGGCAATGGCAGGCGGTGGATGTGGTCCTGGACTGCTTTCTGATGGAAGAAGGTGGACACCATGGAGGGTTCGCCAGCAGTGAGAACATGGTGAAGGCCGTGCTGGTGCTGAGGCAGGTACCAGTGCCAGACGATGGCTCCCTGGAAGGCCTCACAGATTTCCAAGTGGATACACTGACCAAGGACAACCCACTCATTACTTTCGAGGCCTCAG TGAACCTGGTACAGATTCCCCAGGCCGAGGCCCTGCTCCACGCCGACTGCAGCGGGAAGGAGGTAACCTGTGAGATCTCCCGctatttcctccagcccaggccaGAGGCCACCGTGGAGACGGCAGCCTGGTTCATCACCAATGTGCAGGTATCTGGAGGGGGACCAGGTGTCTCCATGGtgatgaagactcttgaggatgcTGAAAATGAGGCTGTTTTGCATCCCACGCTGAAACTgcccctgagcccccaggggacTCTGCGGACTGCAG TGGAGTTCCAGGTGACCACACAGACACCATCCCTGAATTTCCCGCTGGGGTCCACAGCCTCCCTACACTGTGGCTACTCCGTGGCCCCTGGCTTGGATGTTACCAGCGTGGAGTGGCGGCTGCAGCATAAGGGCAGTGGCCAGCTGGTATACCACTGGACCACGGGGCAGGGGCAGGCCAAGCGGGAGGGTGCCACCCTGGAGCCTGGGCAGCTGCTCACAGCTGGAGATGCCTCCCTCACGCTCCCCAGCCTCACTGTACAGGATGAGGGGGCCTACATCTGCCAGATCACCACCTCCCTGTTCCGAGCTCAACAGGTCATCCAGCTGGACATCCAAG CTTCCCCCAAAGTACGACTGAGCTTGCTGAACACAGCCCCGCCAGCCACCCTCATCTGCAATGTTGCTGGCTACTACCCCCTGGATGTGTCTGTGACCTGGACCCGGGAGGAGCAGGGTGGCTCCCCAGCCCCTGTCTCTGGCGCCTCCCTCTCCAACCTCCGGCGCAGCCCAGCTGGCACCTACAGCATCTCCTCCTCCCTGACGGTGGAGCCTAGCTCTGCAGGAGCCACTTACACCTGTCAGGTCACCCACGTCTCCCTGGAGGAACCCCTGGGGGTCCACGCCTGGGTTGCCCCACCAG TTGCAGAGCAGAAGTCAGCCCTGGGAGTCCTTCTGGCCAGCATCCTCTTTGTCCTGAGCTTGCTGTTCCTGGGGCTGCAGAGACGCCAAG CTTCCTGCCACGGGTTCCTGTCACTCACACCTGGAAGAGCCGCCGGGTGGCATCAGGCATGA
- the TAPBPL gene encoding tapasin-related protein isoform X6, whose product MGAEGWCLLLCLAFSGAANVAERQWQAVDVVLDCFLMEEGGHHGGFASSENMVKAVLVLRQVPVPDDGSLEGLTDFQVDTLTKDNPLITFEASVNLVQIPQAEALLHADCSGKEVTCEISRYFLQPRPEATVETAAWFITNVQVSGGGPGVSMVMKTLEDAENEAVLHPTLKLPLSPQGTLRTAASPKVRLSLLNTAPPATLICNVAGYYPLDVSVTWTREEQGGSPAPVSGASLSNLRRSPAGTYSISSSLTVEPSSAGATYTCQVTHVSLEEPLGVHAWVAPPVAEQKSALGVLLASILFVLSLLFLGLQRRQGRWHMSATLPAQSTVGREPKRNTTLRPAEVTPAQTTAESL is encoded by the exons ATGGGCGCCGAGGGGTGGTGCCTACTGCTCTGCTTGGCTTTCTCCGGGGCAGCAAACGTCG CAGAAAGGCAATGGCAGGCGGTGGATGTGGTCCTGGACTGCTTTCTGATGGAAGAAGGTGGACACCATGGAGGGTTCGCCAGCAGTGAGAACATGGTGAAGGCCGTGCTGGTGCTGAGGCAGGTACCAGTGCCAGACGATGGCTCCCTGGAAGGCCTCACAGATTTCCAAGTGGATACACTGACCAAGGACAACCCACTCATTACTTTCGAGGCCTCAG TGAACCTGGTACAGATTCCCCAGGCCGAGGCCCTGCTCCACGCCGACTGCAGCGGGAAGGAGGTAACCTGTGAGATCTCCCGctatttcctccagcccaggccaGAGGCCACCGTGGAGACGGCAGCCTGGTTCATCACCAATGTGCAGGTATCTGGAGGGGGACCAGGTGTCTCCATGGtgatgaagactcttgaggatgcTGAAAATGAGGCTGTTTTGCATCCCACGCTGAAACTgcccctgagcccccaggggacTCTGCGGACTGCAG CTTCCCCCAAAGTACGACTGAGCTTGCTGAACACAGCCCCGCCAGCCACCCTCATCTGCAATGTTGCTGGCTACTACCCCCTGGATGTGTCTGTGACCTGGACCCGGGAGGAGCAGGGTGGCTCCCCAGCCCCTGTCTCTGGCGCCTCCCTCTCCAACCTCCGGCGCAGCCCAGCTGGCACCTACAGCATCTCCTCCTCCCTGACGGTGGAGCCTAGCTCTGCAGGAGCCACTTACACCTGTCAGGTCACCCACGTCTCCCTGGAGGAACCCCTGGGGGTCCACGCCTGGGTTGCCCCACCAG TTGCAGAGCAGAAGTCAGCCCTGGGAGTCCTTCTGGCCAGCATCCTCTTTGTCCTGAGCTTGCTGTTCCTGGGGCTGCAGAGACGCCAAG GGCGATGGCACATGTCAGCCACCCTTCCGGCCCAAAGCACCGTGGGAAGGGAACCAAAGAGAAACACCACCCTCCGCCCCGCCGAGGTCACTCCAGCCCAAACAACAGCTGAGTCGCTTTAG